The following nucleotide sequence is from Psychroflexus torquis ATCC 700755.
TGACTTAAATTTTGAAACTCTAGTGTTGGGTGTTAACCACCTATTACACCAAGAGGGAAACTTATCTGTAATAGTGCCTTACGTTGCTAGTGAAGGTTTTATAAAAATAGCAGCTAAATTTGATTTGTATCCAAACCAAATTCTAAATGTAAGAGGCCATTCATCTTCACCGCTGAAGCGATCGCTTATTAATTTCAGAAGAAATAAAGAAGAGACTATTATTCAAAACGAATTGGTTATTGAGCTGGAAAGACATGTCTATACCCGAGATTATATAGATTTAGTTAAAGATTTCTATTTAAAGATGTGATTATTTACGATTTAATCAAAATAATAACAAAGCTTCACAGATGTTCATAATTCTATTCATTAAATTTGTGAACAATATTTGAAAAAAAATTATGAGACAAGATACTTTCCAAGCTCCAGACTACTACGAAATCGACGATTTGCTTACCGAAGAACACAGGATGATTCGTCAAGCTGCTCGTGACTGGGTAAAGCGCGATGTAAGTCCAATTATAGAAGAGGCTGCACAAAAAGCAGAATTTCCAAAGTCAATCATCAAAGGTTTATCAAATATTGGTGCTTTTGGTCCCTACATTCCAGAAGAGTATGGCGGTGCTGGACTAGACCAGATCTCTTACGGTTTAATCATGCAAGAAATAGAGCGTGGTGACAGTGGCGTAAGGTCTACAGCTTCTGTTCAATCTTCTCTGGTCATGTTTCCTATATATGAATTCGGAACTGAAGAGCAGCGTAAGAAATTCCTACCAAAATTAGCTTCAGGAGAGTTTATGGGATCGTTTGGGTTAACCGAACCTGATCACGGTTCTAATCCAAGTGGTATGACAACTCATTTTGTAGATAAAGGGGACCATTATTTACTTAATGGAGCGAAAATGTGGATTTCCAACTCTCCATTTTGTGATATTGCTGTCGTTTGGGCTAAAAACGAAGAAGGTAGAATTCATGGACTTATCGTAGAGCGAGGTATGGAAGGCTTTTCCACCCCTGAAACTCATAACAAATGGTCGCTTAGAGCTTCTGCAACTGGGGAATTGATTTTCCAAGATGTTAAAGTCCCTAAAGAAAATTTGCTTCCAGGGAAA
It contains:
- a CDS encoding acyl-CoA dehydrogenase family protein, translated to MRQDTFQAPDYYEIDDLLTEEHRMIRQAARDWVKRDVSPIIEEAAQKAEFPKSIIKGLSNIGAFGPYIPEEYGGAGLDQISYGLIMQEIERGDSGVRSTASVQSSLVMFPIYEFGTEEQRKKFLPKLASGEFMGSFGLTEPDHGSNPSGMTTHFVDKGDHYLLNGAKMWISNSPFCDIAVVWAKNEEGRIHGLIVERGMEGFSTPETHNKWSLRASATGELIFQDVKVPKENLLPGKSGLGAPLLCLDSARYGIAWGAIGAAMDCYDTALRYAKERIQFGKPIAGYQLQQKKLAEMITEITKAQLLALRLGQLKNEGKASTAQISMAKRNNVEMAIHIARESRQILGGMGITGEYSIMRHMMNLESVITYEGTHDIHLLITGLDITGLSAFK